The genomic DNA AGCCTCGAGATGGTGTCTCCATTGTGAAAGTTGAAGCATAAGTTGTAGGTTTATCAGATACCTCTATTTTTGGACGTTCCCGTCTTCTCCGCTGGCGTCTCTGTGCTGCTCCATCTGCAATGATGTCATTTCCGCTTCCGTTCTCTTCAGACGCAACACGTTGCATTTGTGATGTTGATCCTTGCAGGCTTCGTGATCTTGTATTTACTGCTTTTTCCATGACTTCTACAATATCTGTTCCTACTGACTTATCACTTCCATTTCCAGGTCCTTGATCCGTCTGTACATAGGTAGCCGTAATAGAAGGTTCTTCTTTTGCTGGAGGTTCATCAGTTTGTGAACTTATTGATGTAGTAAATTTAGGTGGCACTGTATTTTGTGGCGTGTTAGATACAACTGGTCTTGGTGTATTTACGGTTCCAATAGGTTTATCGCTTTCACAAAGTTCTCCAAAATTCATAACTCCAGGGACAAAtgcaatttgtttatttacagtGGGTGGTAGATCCCTTAACTCAATATCTGATAAAGAAGAGAGTTTCTCCTGGACttgttttttcaacaaaagCAGTTCAATGTCTTTACCTTTCAAAACGAGTTCGGTCAAATTACAAGTACTTTTCAAACTATCGACGTTGATCTGCATATCAGCACGCTTCGAAACATAGTCCATGACGTCATTACCATAAGTCTCGTGAAGATCATCAATCAGTTGTTTTTCCTTTGCTCTTATGTCGCTGATATACTGAATGGCCGAGTCACGTATACTTTGTTCAGCTGCTTTAATGACAGTATCACATTTCGATAATGCTACAAGTTGGATGTCGTATCCATTGATCTTTGATTTACAATTGTCCAACAACTCTTGAATCGTCTCCTTGTATTTAATCACTGCCTCCGAAAATTGGGTTATTTCATGATCTTTGTGCTCGTTGAACGTGCAGAGAACGCAAATGCATGTTTCACATGGTTCACAATAAAATCGAACTACTTCTTCGGAATGCTCTTTGCATTCGATATCTTTTTCAATTTCTACATCAAAAATGCTGTGACCCTTTGTTACTTTTGTATCCTTATGTAATTCTACGCATGACTTGCATAACAATTTATTACAATCTAAACATTTGGATGTTGCTTCTCTGTGTTTATGATGGACTAATTTGCAAATATCGCAGAACGGGAATTTTGAAGGTTTTTGTCGTCCAACCACTTCTGAAAGACCGGAAACAAGGAAATTATCTGGAAGCTTCTTCACTCCACCTAGCGGTAATTGGGTCCTTTTCCTACAAAGTGGACAGGTAAACTCCCTGTAATCGCTATACTTTTTATACGTACATTCGGACATGACGTGATTATCAATACAAGCCTCACAAAATGTATGAAGACAGTCCAAACATTTTGGATTTTTATACACCTCCAGACATATTTTACAGACGAGGAATTCATCTTGTATTTCTTGCGCTAGCTTGTTTCCGGTTCCGCCGGTTGTAGATGATGGAGATGCCGATGACGTAGTGGTATTCGCCATATTGTTGAGAGTGTTGTAATCAATTGATGTCGTATGATAACGTTCTCTTTCTAACCTTCTTCTATACCTGAAAAAGAACAACTATAATTACTTTTCTCTTTTTTACAAGCCATACCTTCAACAAGAAGCTGACCCATAGCTCggtcaaaatattaatttctaaGTTTTCTAAAGTgaatgttttgatatatattcagATTTTTCCTCTCATAGTATCCAGAGATTTATAActgaatttacattaaaaatggATAAGGGAGATAAACCATTGCATCAGGAAGGTGTTTATAGTAATGGAAGTTTTATCACTTCGTTAAAGCATTATTTGAAGCAGAATTAATCCAAAGCAAAATTTAACCTTAGTCATTTAGTTGGACAAAATATTAGTACACATAAATTCTACCGGATTTGATCATTAACCTCGTGTCAATTAAAAACGAATGATTGGGCAAAATTTTCTTCTTTCaacataatgaaacataaataatcAGGTTAAAAATGTGTATCTTTGTATCTTTAGATGCAAttgataatttcatttataatgtaagtgtatatacatatatacaatctCGTCAAGGACGATGCTTCATTACAAGATCGGCTTATGTATGAATGTTCTTGACAGTTTGCCAAAGAATGTGATTACGCCATCCAACTGTGTATATGATAAAACTCTTTTAATCAGGCAcaagaaaagaaacaaatgtatattggttttcctgtttgaattgttttacgcaAGTTATTTTGGGagcctttatagctttttgttcggtttGAACCAATGCTCCGTTTTGAAAGCCGTACTATGGTCTATAACTGATAGCTTTTTTATACATTgggacttggatggagaattgtctcattggtacgCATGCCACATATTCGTATTTAGATAGTATGGTCAGACACATGTAAACAAATGCAATGGTTTTTGGATAAGCCTGATCCCTAAAATGAGTCCAGCATTTTCAATAGCataaaattatcatgtttaaatatgtaaaataatacTCATGAATCGTTTCGTTAATATTAGCAGTATGTCCCGAGGCTCTAGAAGGATACTAAGTTTTCATGCTTAAACATagtgtgttttgtttaaaaaatatatctattcaCTTGAAGCAGTAAACTAATATTTCGCAGGCTGATACTTTCTTGCTTTTGTTATGACTTTCTGATAATGATAGCTTGTCTGAACGCTCAGCTGTGACTTACGCATGTATTGTATGTTCTATAATAGATATGTGGTAATACCTTTTTTGCGAATCAATCTCATTGGAgcttttattatataatgtaaACTGAATATCGACttcattaaatataatttgaatttaattcaAATCAATGCAACTGATGATAACTACTCTTATCGTTTAAATTGATGTACAAcataatgtttgttttgttaaagatttaatCTGCATATAATATTTCTTGACACTAAATGAGGAGGATgtctaattatatttttttcgttttgccCGACCGCCCGCCGCCCGACCGGCCGCTGCCCGCCGCACATCATAAAAGCAATAACCGAATTTTCCTTCAAGAACACATAAAAACTCAAAATAATAAGAGGTTTAAGATCagctaaaacaaaaaaaattagagGCTCAAATAAGTAGTAGTAACACTTGAAATTCAGaccataaatataagtaacatgtatttaaataggAGAAtggttaaaagtaaaatataatcaCAATTCAGTGcaattattatatagaacatGCATAAACTCATTGTGggtataagcatgataagaagTGAAAGCAAATTGAATCCACAATACAGAAcaaatttatcatttgatttccATCGTTTTCTGCTACAACGAAACGTTATAGAACCACTGTTGgataacagatttttttttttatgtgcgACCTGGGGCATTATATTATTCTGTTTgtgtgtccgtctgtctgtccgtctgtcccgcttgagattaaagtttttagtcGAGGTAGTccgatcaacttgaaactttgttcACTAGTTCCCTATGGTATGAattttctaattgtaatgccaaattagagtgtTGACCTAAATTTCACAGTCAACTGagcatagaaaatgatagaacGAGTTTGATATCCGTGTACTacgaacacattcttgttcaatgTAAATAACTGGAGATGAGGATATGTATACATCAATAAGacatgaaacttttaaaaaaaacaggacACGAAAAGAACATTTTATAGCTTCAACTAAATGCTGTCTACAGAACATCTAAATCGCTCGGTTCTATAAttaatgtaacaaaaaaataagaccAGCTTTTCAAACCCAACACACCAAAtagcgaaaaaataataaaagacaacTCTTGGCAAGTTTTTTATGACAAACACAAACACATTTGTtactttttctttcaaatttggTGCTAACATTGATAAGCCTAAGAGCAAAGAATATCCCATACATGTTATCAAACACAACAAGAAAGCACACGGTGTATCAGTTAGATCATGACACacactagtccaaataattatgacgtcttgaaatgCTATTTTATGTCTTTGCTTTGAAGCCTTAATTACAGAGctgggaaaaaataaataaaagcaatTTTGACTAGACACACACacatgataaaatcaaaagctatcatcgcttttattgctgtttttcattttgaagtCACAATGAGACAACGGGTCGAATTTCTTCACAAGACTTATCATTAATAACATACCTGACAAATGATGACTTATTTAAAACCGGAGGCCTATTTAAAACCGGAAGCTGAACAGCCATACCGTTACGATAAAACTTTTCCATGACGATAGTTTGAATTTTCGAAATGTAACTTTCAGTCCActctatttcacttgatttttttcaaaatagcaAGATACAGCTTTCATCATGGTATTATCAAGTATTTATACCGCAATGGTATAACGAAACATCTTTGgtctttcaaatttttttacaaactcaTTGTGggtataagcatgataagaagTGAAAGCAAATTGAATCCACAATACAGAAcaaatttatcatttgatttccATCGTTTTCTGCTACAACGAAACGTTATAGAACCACTGTTGGATAACAGATTTGTTTATGTCCCACCTGGGGGcattatatttttctgtctgtgcgtccgtctgtctgtccgtctgtcccgctttagATTATAGTTTTAAGTCGAGGTAGTCCGATCAACTTGAAACCTTTTACACTTGTCCTACGGTATGAattttctaattgtaatgccaaattagagtgtTGACCTAAATTTAACGTCCACTGTGCATACAAATTGATAGGACGAGTTTGCCATCTGTGTACAGTACTACGAACACATTCCTGTTCAATATGAATAGGAGAAGATGAGGATATACATCAATAAGACatgaaacttaaaaaataaaccagGACACGAAAAGAACATTTTACAGCTTCCACTAAATGCTGTCTACAGAACATCTAAATCGTTCGGTTCTATAATTAATGTAACAAAACAGTAAGACCAGATTTCCAAACCCAGCACACCAAATAGCGAACAATCAATATAAGACAATTTTATGACAAACACAAGCACATTTGTTACGTTTTCTTTCAAACTTTGTGCTAAAGATGATAAGCCTAAGAGCAATGAATGCCTCATAGACATGTTATCAAACACAACAAGAAAGCACACGGTGTATCAGTTAGATCATGATCGACACACACTactccaaataattatgatgtctcGAAATGCTATTTTATGTCTTTGCtttgaaattgaatatataaaaaagatgtggtatgattgccaatgagacaactatccaaaaaagaccaaaatgacacaaacattaacaactataggtcaccgtacgattttcaactatgagcaaagcccataccgcatagtcagctataaaagctataaaatgtcaaacaattcaaacgagaaaactaacggccttatttatgtaaaataaaatgaacgaaaaacaaatatttaacacataaacaaacgacaaccactggattacaggctcctgacttaggacaggcacatacataaataatgtggcggggttaaacatgttagcggttaaacatgttagcggaatcccaactctcccctaacctgggacagtggtatatcAGTTCATCATAAGAACGAAGCCTTTTAAAACTACAAAGctgggaaaaaataaataaaagcaatTTTGAATAGACACACACAcatgataaaaatcaaaagatatgCATGTATCACcgcttttattgctgttcttcattttGAAGTCACATTGAGACAACGGGTCGAATTTTTTCACATAACTTATCATTAATTACATACCTGACAAATGATGACTTATTTAAAACTGGAGGCCTATTTAAAACCGGAAGCTGAACAGCCATACCGTTACGATAAAACTTTTCCATGACGATAGTTTGAATTTTCGAAATGTAACTTTCAGTACACTCTATTTCACTTGAATCTTTTCAAAATAGCAAGACACAACTTTCATCATGGTATTATCAAGTATTTATACCACAATGGTATAACGAAACATCTTTGGTCTTTCAAAATTTTTTACAACACTGTAGTCAGCAGAAAAAGGTTTAATAAATGGCAGAACAAACGTTCAGACATCCAGATGATACAAGGGCAGGTAACTTGTTTGTCATGCCCTGACGCAAAATAAAGCATTGACTAATCCAGGTATAGAATTTTGCAGTCTGTTATACTTTAAGATAAGACAAGGTAGAAACACCAACAGCGTAATCTAAGACATCCTTGATACAAGATAGCTAATATTAATCAAATGTACTTCCATACGTCATAATTTTTAtggtttttacttttttgcaatatttatgtattgtttgttgCCATTGGGCCAATTCAGAATGTTTTTGTCTTGCATAATTTTTAtgacaagttattttttttttcttattgtatattaaataagTGGTAATATGTAAAATAGctagtttgttttaaaaatttggcTTAATACTTCTATACATTTTAAGATTACAAGCATTTGAGTTGTTGAAAATGGAATATCATTTTAACAGCTACAGGGATTACATTGTAGTGGtacttttaatcattttaattcaatttcaaGCAAAGCGGAAAACTATCACAGAGAAATCAAAATGAAAGCCAACAGAGTACTTGACACTGGCAACAAGAGAGGACCAACTACcagaaaaaataacaacactTTGAAGGATTGGTTTAGTGTGTTTAATGTCCACTGCAAATCTGACATGCATTTTGaggatgaaaacaaataaatcatgaaaacaaCAGGTAGGTTATACAAAGGTATGtcgaaaaaataaaggttagAACAACTTTGGATATCGCTTGGAGATAGAGGGTATATATGATAGAGGCAGATATGAACCCATGTAACACATCATCTAATGACCCTAGTCTTAAATCTGTGTTTTTGCAAGAGTTCTTAAACGAGGGGCAGAGTAGCAATCTACACTAGCGGAGTTCTGGCATTTGACATTCTAAATCCGACCGTGACTGCATATTCTACGCCCGCTAAGCCAAATGGTCATCCCCTTTTAGCAAGAGTTTTACTGACAGTCGAGAGAATTTTAATGATGAGCATACATTTGTAGTTCTGTGTCTCAGTTAACCCTTGAGTTGACACCTTGGAGTAGGATTTCCCTCGATGGTTTATGAAGTAAGAATTGATCAATATCTACTCTATAACAATACCCTATCATGGTCTTTCATGCAGGTGAGAACTTTCAAAGGACTGTCCTGTCACAAATTTCCGTATGATAAcctaatcataccacatcttcttttttataagcatGTTTAACAGACCAATTAATAGGCTTGTCATAAGTTACCATGTTTCACTTCCTGTATTTCCTCAAATTAAACATGAATTATGTAGAATGCTTTCTAACAGCAGTAGCAAGCACCtgtttttttgaagattttccTCAGCAGTTTCCGTTCAACTCTGCTTATCTGAGATAACCTTTCATCTTTTCTTAGCAAATCAGATTGATAAGCCAGGGCTTTGTTACTTACTGATTAATGCACGACCTTAAAGCTTCAAAGATGGACGCGAGATATACGGATCAAATGATAATAAGGGTTATTTCTGTCCTCGTTACTTTAAAGTGCAAGAGTTAAGAAGATAgacctttaaaaacaaaaggcGAATTGttagaagaaaaaatatatgttttctctATACTATCATCCTCCATACATTTAATGGCTCTAtatgtaattacatgtacataacgTAAAGTTCTAACTGTGAATTAAACAGATGTTACGTTAGTTTATTGTAAATAAGCATGGCACAAATTAAGCCAATCTTCAAACACGTGGCTTCTTGTCATACAATAAATGTGTCATTTGTcttcaaatgtaaacaaaattagtaGTACTGGTAATTAAATAGCACTcctactttatttatttttcaaaagagttattccccctggtcttataaaggagtaggtccggtaaggaccgattttggcctcaaatttcagtttcgtctgacgaaagattttgaccactttttaaacacttaagtgtctatttcatatgattcaattaatttattggaaagattttaactttatatttagtcataaaaaacgatccgattcaaggtcaaatatgaaaaatctaccaaatatgcgaaaaaatgtcacttgtTAGTGCTTGTGACTTATTTGttagatggtttttgtcaaaaacgtaagtggccgcatccgtgttcatcctcaatctttatatatgttatgtattatcatcaaatacaacttccatttcaatattttggatgaacacgaatgcggccacttccgTTTCActcggaaaccgtctaaaatttaactaaattgctggaattgtgaagacttcagtaatttagcatgacttattggggctagtacccaatatatgtgcattgtattgtaaaaaaaaacagcccatatttatgtaacagaataattctactatccaataaataactaaaagtttacatttgaacaattttgtaaaactgctatattttggggccgaaaaggggtcttaccgtcttaccggacctactcctttgagaAAACAATTAGAGGTGTAAAATGCCTTTATGGATGGTTAATACTTTAAGAATGTTTCAATAACTTCTAATATAAATACTGAGTaatagatgttttatgaattagGAGAAGTTAACGTTGAAGATGCAAATTGTTGTCGAGATAAATTAAAGCAATGGCAAAGGGACAAAACCCAAAAATTATTCTGCTAAAAAACTGATGCTGAACAAAGGCATTACTGGTGAAGCTCCTGAGGAAGTTTTATAACCAATTCTGATGACAGGTTTGGATTGAGACACGGATACAAATGAGTACACCACTGTGTGAAGATATGGCAAAGTCCATGTCATCTCAATGTTAACCTCCAAAATAACtccaatgaataaaaatgactCTGAAATAAGAGGTTCAAAAGTACTTCGTGAACAAGCAAGAAAGGGGGAGTTAAAGactttaaatgattaaaactatttaaattataatttgcaTATTGAACCACGATAGAGAAAAGGCCGGGTGTAGAAAATTGTTCCCCTAGTTTGGCAGATGCTTTCAGATTAAAAATGGTTGTACAAAACTTTTCAGAATTAATTTAAAGTACTAGTAAACGAACGGTATATGTACAAGtgataaatatgttatttctaaataaatgtatatggaAAAGGATGCAGTGTTCCATCACGACATGAAAATGAGATACTTAACGAGTACTGTGGGAACGTTTATGTCTTATAactgtctttttgttttgtcatttgtagAAAATCAGTTTAATAGTTTCATTCAACGGGCATCATATCATTTTGTTAGTTTGAAATCAACGTCAACGGTTCCCTCTTAAATCTATCAAAATATTCAGACTGTTTACCAACCACcagtatactagtatattgtCTATCTGACATTGAACAATTGTAACATTAATATATTTACTTATATACTGTGTATGATATcatattaattgaaaaataaacatcacGATCAGTTAAGAAACTCCAATCAAATTCTATTATTAGCAGTTGCAATCTGTCAAAACAATACCAGAAAAACAAAGAACTATAAATCATTACCCTTTCACTTCCTCCTTCGaattgttgatatcttatatgCTAGAAAGTAACAGCTATGAGATAAACAGAGAAGTCTACAAGTAAACAAATCATTGCAGTGCAAAATTCCAAAGCAATCAACTGTGGTCATGATGGTACTAACCATGCTAACGTACATGAATTTTAGCCTTGGaagaattctttttttaacactatatatttacataaattgaCAATTCAGAAAACGAAAACTGaaatcaattcgtgttgacTTAATAGGCGAAATAATCATTTtggtttacaattttttatctGATGTCACTACATAAACTTTTATCAGATACGCTTCTATGTGTAAATTAAAATTAGGTAAATATATACGTCTATGAAACATCAAGCTGACGgcacaaaaaaaatgcaacaaaGAGTTACATGCTTTTTGAAAGGTCGTGTGCAATTTATGGAATAGGACGcatttttgtaaaacttttaattataaattgcatataaagatatttatgtatttgtacTCTACGGAAAAAAACCAATCACAGTCATCATCACGTCGTATTAATAACAATGAATAACAACCCATCCTAAAGCagattattgttgcaaacttaaCCAAATTCAGCATGAACACAAGCTTAAAAGTCACAACAATGTCAATGGAAGCTTAATAGATCTTAATAGTATTTTCCCAAATCTATATTTTGCGGATCGCGTCATCTTTCCAATACTGGAGTGCAATTTTAAACTTCCGCTATAAGTTCTTCAAATTTGAGTGCGCAGTTTCGAACTTCAAACTTAAAAtctgcatatacatgtagcaaaatTCATAACAAGCCAAAGCATATGACACAAAGCAAATAGTTTTATACCTTACCattcaagaaatatttttgtcatttttactcAACCATGGCTTTCTaagcaacaacaaaattatattgtttACAAACTGCAAGAACGAGCACAAATGTTGTATATATACTTCGAAAGAATTATTCGTCACTAGGCGTTAGATAGGATTCGGTAACGATTATCATCACGGAGGGGTTACATAGCTTCCCACGTCTAATATACTTCGTCCTCAAATCACCGACTATGTCATAACATACAACTAGTTTATGCCAGAATATACTACACAACATTGTGGAATCTGTAAGTTATACGCAATAGGTACTCATCAATGAGTAACCGTACTAATTAATTGATTTATGAATAATTTGCAGACTATTTCCAAAGCCTAAttattatattacatgtattatgtgaTCGTTATAATTTGTAACGTGTCAGATgttcaaaattgaaacaatatgtGGAATTATAAAAAGAATGCGGTAAGCTATTAACATTGCTGTTTACTCTAAAGTctatatacacatgatacatttttataatttgcaacTTTATAATGATTGCATCCACCGGATACAGAAGTGAAAATTAGTTTGGTACCcgaacattttatttctacatgtacatgtataacggtcaaaaaaactttaatgaATTAAATAGCATCCTGTGTttctaaaaatctaaatgaaacTTAATTTAGAGTAGCCAATCAGATTTTAGTTTAATCATAATGCAACTTTGTTAACACAATAAGTAAGATAACTTTGCATATTTTACACAACTTTACGGCAAATATATGTTCAAgtttatattaaacattgttaaacaaGCATTCTGTGAGTACATAGTCCTCTACCGGTTTAACAATCGTTGTAATGGAACAAATTTctaacttgatctataacttgtcgtggtgtaaactttataaaataaccaacaaaccaatcactaaattcttcaaaaaaaaatcactaaaaaagggggaaatccaaaatatcatttatcttaatacaatgtcttttaaaaattgagttatttccctttgaacagAGATctagtaaaattttaataagtacatttgtatttcattaaaaatttattatagggaaagttttaaaaaaaaaagttatttccctttgaacagAAAGTTATTAATTGATAAGTATTTCCtccaaatttaattttagaaaaagggCTTCAACTGAACAAGAAGAACAACTAAATTCGTGAAAAtcgaaaggaaaaaaaaaaacaaataaaaaattctggAAAACTGATTTGCCAGACTGACGGATGGACAGAGTGCAAACTTACAGTCTCCTTCATCGGCAGGGGACTAATTAATGTACATGTGCATGCTGGaagtaaattttaccaaaaaaaaaaatgacatgtatGAAAGTAGTCTTTCAGCTGATCcatattctaaaatataattCTGGAGAATCTAGAAAGAAGGGATCGAGAGTGTTTaaaaggatttattttcttcaCGAAAtggtttatttcatgatgttaATGTGATATTCAACACGAGTGAATCGACGAAAGTTAGAATAAAGCCCGATCCTCCAcgatatacattttaaaggtGAAATcaaagttgttgttttttttcaatttctggTTCTGCGCATGTAAAAATCTGAAAGTTATAGGTGAAATAGCATACACCAAATTAATCTAGATTGTTAATGATTTTGCAGTgtaaaaaactgacaacataAGACAAGTATACAATTGTATATATTCTAGTAGCTCAGAACAAAAAATCAGAAGCATGAAAAGAACAAGGtactttaatatgttttttaagaaaatcgAAGATCTATATGAATGTTGCTCTAAAACTAGATTCAGTTTGCTGCTGGTACCATCATATACTTAAATTATGTGTGTAAGCAGACATCATATTATGaacttgaatttttgaattttcgcGTTTATCTT from Mytilus trossulus isolate FHL-02 chromosome 8, PNRI_Mtr1.1.1.hap1, whole genome shotgun sequence includes the following:
- the LOC134681413 gene encoding tripartite motif-containing protein 2-like isoform X6 — protein: MTKIFLEWYRRRLERERYHTTSIDYNTLNNMANTTTSSASPSSTTGGTGNKLAQEIQDEFLVCKICLEVYKNPKCLDCLHTFCEACIDNHVMSECTYKKYSDYREFTCPLCRKRTQLPLGGVKKLPDNFLVSGLSEVVGRQKPSKFPFCDICKLVHHKHREATSKCLDCNKLLCKSCVELHKDTKVTKGHSIFDVEIEKDIECKEHSEEVVRFYCEPCETCICVLCTFNEHKDHEITQFSEAVIKYKETIQELLDNCKSKINGYDIQLVALSKCDTVIKAAEQSIRDSAIQYISDIRAKEKQLIDDLHETYGNDVMDYVSKRADMQINVDSLKSTCNLTELVLKGKDIELLLLKKQVQEKLSSLSDIELRDLPPTVNKQIAFVPGVMNFGELCESDKPIGTVNTPRPVVSNTPQNTVPPKFTTSISSQTDEPPAKEEPSITATYVQTDQGPGNGSDKSVGTDIVEVMEKAVNTRSRSLQGSTSQMQRVASEENGSGNDIIADGAAQRRQRRRRERPKIET
- the LOC134681413 gene encoding tripartite motif-containing protein 2-like isoform X3, which encodes MSKSSPVDSEEVHHPEKSRYRRRLERERYHTTSIDYNTLNNMANTTTSSASPSSTTGGTGNKLAQEIQDEFLVCKICLEVYKNPKCLDCLHTFCEACIDNHVMSECTYKKYSDYREFTCPLCRKRTQLPLGGVKKLPDNFLVSGLSEVVGRQKPSKFPFCDICKLVHHKHREATSKCLDCNKLLCKSCVELHKDTKVTKGHSIFDVEIEKDIECKEHSEEVVRFYCEPCETCICVLCTFNEHKDHEITQFSEAVIKYKETIQELLDNCKSKINGYDIQLVALSKCDTVIKAAEQSIRDSAIQYISDIRAKEKQLIDDLHETYGNDVMDYVSKRADMQINVDSLKSTCNLTELVLKGKDIELLLLKKQVQEKLSSLSDIELRDLPPTVNKQIAFVPGVMNFGELCESDKPIGTVNTPRPVVSNTPQNTVPPKFTTSISSQTDEPPAKEEPSITATYVQTDQGPGNGSDKSVGTDIVEVMEKAVNTRSRSLQGSTSQMQRVASEENGSGNDIIADGAAQRRQRRRRERPKIET
- the LOC134681413 gene encoding tripartite motif-containing protein 2-like isoform X5, which codes for MTELLTPQRGGYRRRLERERYHTTSIDYNTLNNMANTTTSSASPSSTTGGTGNKLAQEIQDEFLVCKICLEVYKNPKCLDCLHTFCEACIDNHVMSECTYKKYSDYREFTCPLCRKRTQLPLGGVKKLPDNFLVSGLSEVVGRQKPSKFPFCDICKLVHHKHREATSKCLDCNKLLCKSCVELHKDTKVTKGHSIFDVEIEKDIECKEHSEEVVRFYCEPCETCICVLCTFNEHKDHEITQFSEAVIKYKETIQELLDNCKSKINGYDIQLVALSKCDTVIKAAEQSIRDSAIQYISDIRAKEKQLIDDLHETYGNDVMDYVSKRADMQINVDSLKSTCNLTELVLKGKDIELLLLKKQVQEKLSSLSDIELRDLPPTVNKQIAFVPGVMNFGELCESDKPIGTVNTPRPVVSNTPQNTVPPKFTTSISSQTDEPPAKEEPSITATYVQTDQGPGNGSDKSVGTDIVEVMEKAVNTRSRSLQGSTSQMQRVASEENGSGNDIIADGAAQRRQRRRRERPKIET
- the LOC134681413 gene encoding tripartite motif-containing protein 2-like isoform X1, giving the protein MEKFYRNGMAVQLPVLNRPPVLNKSSFVRYRRRLERERYHTTSIDYNTLNNMANTTTSSASPSSTTGGTGNKLAQEIQDEFLVCKICLEVYKNPKCLDCLHTFCEACIDNHVMSECTYKKYSDYREFTCPLCRKRTQLPLGGVKKLPDNFLVSGLSEVVGRQKPSKFPFCDICKLVHHKHREATSKCLDCNKLLCKSCVELHKDTKVTKGHSIFDVEIEKDIECKEHSEEVVRFYCEPCETCICVLCTFNEHKDHEITQFSEAVIKYKETIQELLDNCKSKINGYDIQLVALSKCDTVIKAAEQSIRDSAIQYISDIRAKEKQLIDDLHETYGNDVMDYVSKRADMQINVDSLKSTCNLTELVLKGKDIELLLLKKQVQEKLSSLSDIELRDLPPTVNKQIAFVPGVMNFGELCESDKPIGTVNTPRPVVSNTPQNTVPPKFTTSISSQTDEPPAKEEPSITATYVQTDQGPGNGSDKSVGTDIVEVMEKAVNTRSRSLQGSTSQMQRVASEENGSGNDIIADGAAQRRQRRRRERPKIET
- the LOC134681413 gene encoding tripartite motif-containing protein 2-like isoform X2; the encoded protein is MEKFYRNGMAVQLPVLNRPPVLNKSSFVRYRRRLERERYHTTSIDYNTLNNMANTTTSSASPSSTTGGTGNKLAQEIQDEFLVCKICLEVYKNPKCLDCLHTFCEACIDNHVMSECTYKKYSDYREFTCPLCRKRTQLPLGGVKKLPDNFLVSGLSEVVGRQKPSKFPFCDICKLVHHKHREATSKCLDCNKLLCKSCVELHKDTKVTKGHSIFDVEIEKDIECKEHSEEVVRFYCEPCETCICVLCTFNEHKDHEITQFSEAVIKYKETIQELLDNCKSKINGYDIQLVALSKCDTVIKAAEQSIRDSAIQYISDIRAKEKQLIDDLHETYGNDVMDYVSKRADMQINVDSLKSTCNLTELVLKGKDIELLLLKKQVQEKLSSLSDIELRDLPPTVNKQIAFVPGVMNFGELCESDKPIGTVNTPRPVVSNTPQNTVPPKFTTSISSQTDEPPAKEEPSITATYVQTDQGPGNGSDKSVGTDIVEVMEKAVNTRSRSLQGSTSQMQRVASEENGSGNDIIADGAAQRRQRRRRERPKIET